A window from Bufo bufo chromosome 1, aBufBuf1.1, whole genome shotgun sequence encodes these proteins:
- the LOC120986393 gene encoding E3 SUMO-protein ligase ZBED1-like: MTDTMGDTPMIHEIKNSIRTDLQKRYSSEAEKKILHTASALDPRFKGLPFILTDEERLEIFKGVTEEAASLEITSDESERTQEDHQVPRRKQTLEEEDSSPIEDNHSPPSPPKKARSLLVSLLGQSFTDTEGTIEPKKTPYAKAEEEMENYCKAPPLPLTEDPLNWWREHEVIFPLLSRLSKQYLCIPGTSVSAERVFSTAGDVVTAKRSALKPDHVDQLVFLQKNLHVPKC, from the exons ATGACAGACACGATGGGAGACACACCCATGATCCATGAGATCAAGAATTCTATTAGAACAGATCTCCAGAAGAGGTACAGCAGTGAGGCCGAGAAGAAGATCCTTCATACAGCCTCTGCACTGGATCCTCGCTTTAAGGGACTGCCTTtcatcctcacagatgaagaaagATTGGAGATATTTAAAGGAGTCACTGAGGAAGCTGCATCCTTGGAG ATTACATCAGATGAGAGTGAGAGGACACAAGAGGATCATCAAGTGCCTAGAAGAAAACAAACTCTGGAAGAAGAGGACAGTTCACCCATCGAAGACAACCATTCTCCACCATCTCCTCCCAAAAAGGCCAGATCGCTGCTCGTGAGTTTGCTGGGACAgtctttcactgacactgaaggtACAATAGAACCCAAAAAGACCCCCTATGCCAAGGCTGAAGAGGAAATGGAAAACTATTGTAAAGCCCCACCTCTGCCTCTCACTGAGGACCCTTTGAACTGGTGGCGTGAGCATGAGGTCATATTTCCCCTCCTTTCTCGGCTGTCAAAGCAATACTTGTGTATCCCAGGTACAAGCGTGTCTGCAGAGCGGGTTTTCTCCACTGCAGGAGATGTGGTAACTGCAAAAAGAAGCGCCCTCAAACCAGACCATGTAGATCAATTGGTGTTCTTACAGAAAAATCTACATGTTCCCAAATGCTGA